Proteins encoded together in one Nocardioides marinisabuli window:
- a CDS encoding SDR family oxidoreductase produces the protein MTTTLITGASSGLGAEMARQLAARGEDLALCARRTDRLEELRSEILAAHPGRRVALRTLDVTDPEQVPVVFEELRAELGGLDRVVVNAGLGKGAPLGTGQAAANRETATTNFLGALAQTEAAMEVFRAQRSGHLVMVSSMSAMRGMPKSMTTYAATKIGAAFLAEGLRTELHGTELGRSVDVTVLYPGYIASEMNEQVAQQTPLMVSTEKGVRAMVAAIEKRADSACVPALPWAPLSVVMKHAPLGVLKRLL, from the coding sequence ATGACCACCACCCTGATCACCGGCGCCTCCTCCGGGCTCGGCGCCGAGATGGCCCGCCAGCTCGCCGCCCGCGGCGAGGACCTCGCCCTGTGCGCGCGGCGCACCGACCGGCTCGAGGAGCTGCGCTCCGAGATCCTCGCGGCCCACCCCGGGCGCCGGGTCGCGCTGCGCACCCTCGACGTGACCGACCCCGAGCAGGTGCCGGTGGTCTTCGAGGAGCTGCGCGCCGAGCTCGGCGGCCTCGACCGCGTCGTCGTCAACGCCGGCCTGGGCAAGGGCGCCCCGCTCGGCACCGGCCAGGCCGCGGCCAACCGCGAGACCGCCACCACCAACTTCCTCGGCGCGCTGGCCCAGACCGAGGCCGCGATGGAGGTCTTCCGGGCGCAGCGCTCGGGCCACCTGGTGATGGTCTCGTCGATGTCGGCGATGCGCGGCATGCCGAAGTCGATGACGACGTACGCCGCCACCAAGATCGGCGCGGCGTTCCTCGCCGAGGGGCTGCGCACCGAGCTGCACGGCACCGAGCTGGGCCGCAGCGTCGACGTGACGGTGCTCTACCCCGGCTACATCGCCTCGGAGATGAACGAGCAGGTCGCGCAGCAGACCCCGCTGATGGTCTCGACCGAGAAGGGCGTGCGGGCGATGGTCGCGGCCATCGAGAAGCGGGCCGACTCCGCCTGCGTGCCGGCGCTGCCGTGGGCGCCGCTGTCGGTGGTGATGAAGCACGCCCCGCTGGGCGTGCTCAAGCGTCTGCTCTGA
- a CDS encoding VanZ family protein yields MSTQATNALIAVGLGSLVAVLLLVPTAAVRYRRAGRLPPGELLVLLAAAVYGIALWTYTLLPLPDPGAFTCRPTQLDPLTSVGRVSLPGDGGVRALLRQPAFLQVALNVLLFVPFGFFVRRVLRRGVVVAGLLGLAASALIETTQGTGIWGLYDCAYRLLDVDDLLLNATGAVLGSLASWAVVRRSGPQARALPEHVTWGRRVVGMVCDAVFVVAVGAAVAIGVRFVNVYVLDVGPWRDLQVLLQWSVPFALEAVLVLGAGRTVGEWAVSLRTSSRHRWLVGPQRVVKLATGLGPVFVLGLADLPWGGAALAAYLALTLAATWSTREHRGLSHVLAGLELKVGLRVGVRADA; encoded by the coding sequence ATGTCGACCCAGGCGACGAACGCGCTCATCGCCGTCGGGCTCGGCTCCCTGGTCGCGGTGCTGCTGCTGGTGCCCACCGCGGCGGTCCGCTACCGCCGCGCGGGCCGGCTGCCGCCCGGCGAGCTGCTGGTGCTGCTCGCCGCGGCCGTCTACGGGATCGCGCTGTGGACCTACACGCTGCTGCCGCTGCCCGACCCGGGCGCCTTCACCTGCCGGCCCACCCAGCTCGACCCGCTGACGTCGGTCGGGCGGGTCTCGCTGCCCGGCGACGGGGGAGTGCGCGCGCTGCTGCGCCAGCCGGCGTTCCTGCAGGTCGCCCTCAACGTGCTGCTCTTCGTGCCGTTCGGGTTCTTCGTACGCCGCGTGCTGCGGCGCGGCGTCGTGGTCGCCGGCCTGCTCGGGCTGGCGGCCTCCGCGCTCATCGAGACCACCCAGGGCACCGGCATCTGGGGGCTCTACGACTGCGCCTACCGGCTCCTCGACGTCGACGACCTGCTGCTCAACGCCACCGGCGCGGTGCTGGGTTCGCTGGCCTCGTGGGCGGTGGTGCGGCGCAGCGGCCCGCAGGCGCGGGCGCTGCCCGAGCACGTCACCTGGGGCCGGCGCGTCGTCGGGATGGTCTGCGACGCGGTCTTCGTGGTGGCGGTGGGCGCCGCGGTCGCCATCGGCGTGCGGTTCGTCAACGTCTACGTGCTCGACGTGGGTCCGTGGCGCGACCTGCAGGTGCTGCTGCAGTGGAGCGTGCCGTTCGCGCTGGAGGCGGTGCTGGTGCTCGGTGCCGGGCGCACGGTGGGCGAGTGGGCGGTCTCGCTGCGCACCTCCTCGCGGCACCGCTGGCTGGTGGGGCCGCAGCGGGTGGTCAAGCTCGCGACCGGGCTCGGCCCGGTCTTCGTGCTGGGGCTGGCCGACCTGCCCTGGGGCGGGGCGGCGCTGGCGGCGTACCTGGCGCTGACGCTGGCCGCGACCTGGTCGACCCGCGAGCACCGCGGGCTGAGCCACGTGCTCGCGGGCCTGGAGCTTAAAGTCGGGCTCAGGGTCGGCGTCAGAGCAGACGCTTGA
- a CDS encoding histidine phosphatase family protein yields the protein MGVVLLVRHGQASFGADDYDVLSPTGWEQGRTLGRWLRERGVAPTGVVRGSMRRHRETLEALVEGAGWSEPAAHDEDGRWDEFDHLAVVGAYPDLPEGELDRPAFQRVFELATHRWSTGEHDGDYAETYTGFRGRTRAALGAVVEQAGSGRSVVVVTSGGVVAALGAALLLGDDVDPATYAATWQRLNTVCANTSVTRVVVGRGGPRLLTFNEHEHLAPDQLTYR from the coding sequence ATGGGTGTGGTGCTGCTGGTCCGGCACGGCCAGGCCTCCTTCGGCGCGGACGACTACGACGTGCTCTCGCCCACCGGGTGGGAGCAGGGCCGCACGCTGGGCCGCTGGCTGCGCGAGCGCGGCGTCGCCCCGACCGGGGTGGTGCGCGGCTCGATGCGCCGCCACCGCGAGACCCTGGAGGCGCTCGTCGAGGGCGCCGGCTGGAGCGAGCCCGCAGCGCACGACGAGGACGGCCGCTGGGACGAGTTCGACCACCTCGCGGTGGTCGGCGCCTACCCCGACCTGCCCGAGGGCGAGCTCGACCGGCCGGCCTTCCAGCGGGTCTTCGAGCTGGCCACGCACCGCTGGAGCACCGGCGAGCACGACGGCGACTACGCCGAGACCTACACCGGGTTCCGCGGGCGCACCCGCGCCGCCCTGGGTGCCGTGGTCGAGCAGGCCGGCAGCGGCCGCAGCGTCGTGGTGGTCACCTCCGGCGGGGTCGTGGCCGCGCTGGGCGCGGCGCTGCTGCTCGGCGACGACGTCGACCCGGCGACGTACGCCGCCACCTGGCAGCGCCTCAACACCGTGTGCGCCAACACCTCGGTCACCCGGGTGGTGGTCGGGCGCGGCGGGCCGCGGCTGCTGACCTTCAACGAGCACGAGCACCTCGCGCCCGACCAGCTGACCTACCGCTAG